Proteins encoded by one window of Porphyrobacter sp. YT40:
- a CDS encoding NUDIX domain-containing protein, producing the protein MTSDSGREGIPAATIIIFRNAPDGAAPEVLMTVRSRELTFAGGMAVFPGGRVDPADYALGETVAAKAGLSPDEAAHQIAAVRETLEETGLALGLKGDITAASATAARAMLAETGALAPVLDAFGWQLDLAQITPFARWFPKNENIARVYDTRFYLANLGTGDVDVSIDHAENTRLFWTSAQGALDAAARGEIKLIFPTRRNLERLALFASYEEARAQAEAIPVRTIMPQVVEEGGQSWLTILGDAGYPVTAELLENVARG; encoded by the coding sequence ATGACCAGCGATTCCGGCCGAGAGGGCATTCCTGCCGCCACCATCATCATCTTCCGCAACGCGCCCGACGGGGCCGCGCCGGAGGTGCTGATGACCGTGCGTTCGCGTGAGTTGACCTTCGCGGGCGGGATGGCGGTGTTTCCCGGCGGGCGGGTCGATCCGGCGGATTATGCGCTGGGCGAGACGGTCGCCGCCAAAGCGGGCCTCTCCCCCGATGAAGCCGCGCACCAGATCGCCGCGGTGCGCGAGACGCTGGAGGAGACCGGCCTCGCGCTCGGCCTCAAGGGCGACATCACCGCCGCCAGCGCCACCGCCGCGCGCGCGATGTTGGCCGAAACCGGCGCGCTCGCTCCGGTGCTCGATGCTTTCGGCTGGCAGCTCGATCTCGCGCAGATCACCCCCTTTGCGCGCTGGTTTCCCAAGAACGAGAACATCGCGCGGGTCTATGACACGCGCTTCTACCTCGCCAATCTCGGCACCGGCGATGTCGACGTCTCGATCGACCATGCCGAGAACACCCGCCTGTTCTGGACCTCGGCGCAAGGCGCGCTCGATGCGGCGGCGCGCGGCGAGATCAAGCTGATCTTCCCCACCCGCCGCAATCTCGAACGGCTGGCACTGTTCGCCAGCTACGAGGAAGCGCGCGCGCAGGCCGAGGCGATCCCGGTGCGCACGATCATGCCGCAGGTGGTCGAAGAAGGCGGGCAATCCTGGCTGACGATCCTCGGCGATGCAGGCTATCCGGTGACCGCCGAACTGCTGGAGAACGTCGCGCGCGGATAA
- a CDS encoding glycoside hydrolase family 3 protein: MTGHSGRTQLRLVAGLLAAASIAPAALAETAPATAEAPGTAHPELWPAYTYPVPTRPEAEARIADLIARMTIEEKVGQLVQADLCCVTPEDFRKYKLGSLLVGGNSGPNGNDLSPAPDWLKAADDFYLASVDRSDGGVGIPMIWGTDAVHGHSNIIGATIFPHNIGLGAMRDPALIEKIGAVTAKEIRVTGQEWTFAPTVAVPQDFRWGRAYEGYSSDPELVASYVGAMVRGLQGAPDNDDLLAGPYVIASTKHFLADGGTDRGVDQGDSSISEEALRDIHGKPYGPAIAEGVSTVMVSFSSWQGVKMTGNRSLVTGVLKERMDFGGFVVSDWNAHGQVAGCTNEACPQALMAGVDMYMAPDTWKPIYEDLLARAKAGTIPMARIDEAVARILRVKERLGLFEAGKPSDRAFSGQYELLGAPEHRAVAREAVRKSLVLLKNQGILPLAPGKRLLVAGDGADDIARQSGGWTLTWQGTGVDNSHFPGATSIWSGLKQAVEAGGGSAVLSPDGSYAEKPDAAVVVFGETPYAEFQGDRAALVLDPELTAPFKTMEKLKAEGVPVIAVMITGRPLYVNPALNAADAFVVAWLPGSEGGGVADVLVGDSAGSPRFDFTGTLPAAWPRTALLEEGALFPFGYGLTYNSPQSAWHPLPTQSLAEALAQAGDSRLWFNAGNPAARWSLWVAGEGGEVETRVTTLPADALGGRARVTAENFKVQEGARRFAIAGGKASVQLGNLDPVDVARETNGDVMVLVTMRVWDAPATARIGARGPGSEGYAAVTLPATEGYVRYGLPLKCLRDKGADVTGLDRPFVLETEGRADFAIAEVRLGSDAEQVLPCR; the protein is encoded by the coding sequence ATGACAGGCCATTCGGGTCGCACGCAGCTGCGCCTTGTTGCAGGATTGCTGGCTGCGGCGAGCATCGCTCCGGCCGCGCTGGCCGAAACGGCACCAGCCACAGCCGAAGCGCCGGGCACGGCCCATCCCGAGCTCTGGCCCGCCTACACCTACCCCGTCCCCACCCGCCCCGAGGCGGAGGCGCGCATCGCCGATCTGATCGCGCGCATGACGATCGAAGAGAAGGTCGGCCAACTGGTGCAGGCCGATCTGTGCTGTGTCACGCCGGAGGATTTCCGCAAGTACAAGCTCGGCTCGCTGCTGGTCGGCGGCAATTCCGGGCCCAACGGCAACGATCTCTCGCCCGCGCCCGACTGGCTGAAGGCGGCGGATGATTTCTACCTCGCCTCGGTCGACCGTTCGGACGGCGGGGTCGGCATCCCGATGATCTGGGGCACCGACGCGGTCCACGGCCATTCGAACATCATCGGGGCGACGATCTTCCCGCACAATATCGGCCTCGGCGCGATGCGCGACCCTGCGCTGATCGAGAAGATCGGCGCGGTCACCGCCAAGGAAATCCGCGTCACCGGGCAGGAATGGACCTTCGCGCCCACCGTCGCGGTGCCGCAGGATTTCCGCTGGGGCCGTGCCTATGAAGGCTATTCGTCCGATCCCGAACTGGTCGCTTCCTATGTCGGCGCGATGGTGCGCGGGCTGCAGGGCGCGCCCGACAATGACGACCTTCTCGCCGGGCCCTACGTGATCGCCTCGACCAAGCACTTCCTTGCCGATGGCGGCACCGACCGGGGCGTCGATCAGGGCGACAGCTCGATCAGCGAGGAGGCTCTGCGCGACATTCACGGGAAGCCCTATGGCCCCGCGATCGCCGAGGGTGTCTCGACTGTAATGGTCAGCTTTTCGAGCTGGCAGGGGGTCAAGATGACCGGTAACCGCTCGCTGGTGACGGGCGTGCTCAAGGAGCGGATGGACTTCGGGGGTTTCGTGGTGTCGGACTGGAACGCCCACGGACAGGTCGCAGGCTGCACCAACGAGGCCTGCCCGCAGGCGCTGATGGCGGGGGTCGACATGTACATGGCGCCCGATACGTGGAAGCCGATCTACGAGGATCTGCTGGCGCGCGCCAAGGCAGGCACGATCCCCATGGCCCGGATCGACGAGGCGGTGGCGCGGATCCTGCGCGTGAAGGAACGGCTCGGGCTGTTCGAGGCGGGCAAGCCGTCCGACCGGGCTTTCTCCGGCCAGTACGAGCTGCTCGGCGCGCCCGAACACCGCGCCGTGGCGCGCGAGGCGGTGAGGAAGTCGCTGGTGCTGCTCAAGAACCAGGGCATTCTCCCGCTCGCGCCGGGCAAGCGGCTGCTGGTCGCAGGCGACGGGGCGGACGATATCGCACGCCAATCGGGCGGGTGGACGCTGACCTGGCAGGGCACGGGGGTGGACAACAGCCACTTCCCCGGCGCGACCTCGATCTGGAGCGGGTTGAAGCAGGCCGTGGAAGCGGGCGGCGGCAGCGCGGTGCTCTCCCCCGATGGCAGCTATGCCGAGAAGCCGGATGCGGCGGTGGTGGTGTTCGGCGAGACGCCCTATGCCGAGTTTCAGGGCGACCGCGCCGCGCTGGTGCTCGATCCCGAACTGACAGCGCCGTTTAAGACGATGGAAAAGCTCAAGGCCGAGGGCGTTCCGGTGATTGCGGTGATGATCACCGGACGGCCGCTTTATGTGAACCCCGCATTGAACGCCGCTGACGCCTTCGTGGTGGCATGGCTGCCGGGGAGCGAGGGCGGCGGGGTCGCCGATGTGCTGGTGGGCGACAGCGCGGGAAGCCCGCGGTTCGACTTCACCGGCACATTGCCGGCCGCCTGGCCGCGCACCGCGCTGCTGGAGGAAGGCGCGCTGTTCCCGTTCGGTTATGGCCTCACTTACAACAGCCCGCAATCCGCGTGGCACCCCTTGCCGACGCAATCGCTGGCTGAAGCGCTGGCGCAGGCCGGGGACAGCCGCCTGTGGTTCAACGCCGGAAATCCGGCGGCGCGCTGGTCGCTGTGGGTCGCGGGGGAAGGCGGCGAGGTCGAAACCCGCGTCACCACTCTCCCTGCCGATGCGCTCGGCGGGCGGGCGCGGGTGACGGCGGAAAACTTCAAGGTGCAGGAAGGCGCGCGCCGCTTCGCCATCGCGGGCGGCAAGGCGAGCGTGCAGCTTGGCAATCTCGACCCTGTCGACGTGGCGCGCGAGACCAATGGCGATGTCATGGTGCTGGTGACGATGCGGGTGTGGGATGCCCCCGCGACCGCGCGGATCGGGGCGCGCGGGCCGGGAAGCGAAGGCTACGCCGCCGTCACCCTTCCCGCGACCGAAGGCTATGTGCGTTACGGCCTGCCGCTCAAGTGCTTGAGGGACAAGGGCGCTGACGTGACCGGGCTCGACCGGCCCTTCGTGCTCGAAACCGAGGGCCGCGCCGATTTCGCCATCGCCGAAGTGCGCTTGGGCAGCGATGCAGAGCAGGTCTTGCCGTGCCGCTGA